One Campylobacter concisus DNA window includes the following coding sequences:
- the uvrA gene encoding excinuclease ABC subunit UvrA, translating to MNDIIEITGAREHNLKNINLKIPKNKLVVFTGLSGSGKSTLAFDTLYAEGQRRYMESLSSYARQFLDRVGKPDVDKIEGLTPAIAIDQKTTSKNPRSTVGTITEIYDYLRLLYARVGVQHCHKCGKPISKMSASDIINEISKLPLGAKVIIYAPLVREKKGTWADLIENLRQKGFVRAQIDGVVVRLDEEIELAKTKKHTIKVIVDRIAIDEQNHERLASDVEKALNESFGEVEIEIANADELGLKESFIHYSEHMACFDCKISFTPLEPLSFSFNSPKGACEHCDGLGIRYSLDMSKIIDEEKSIENGAIKLLYGYNMSYYYKFLLAFCEQNGIDIKKPYYELSEDEKRLVLYGNVKEVEFFWKRNKLLRKFDGVVKISHGLLKDYKDFDEYMSEKICDACNGHRLKPQSLAVKVAGLGLGEILDMSIENCTAFFSNEKNFAYLGDYDKAIAKPILKEINERLFFLYDVGLGYLSLGRDARTISGGEAQRIRIASQIGSGLSGVMYVLDEPSIGLHERDTLKLIKTLRNLQAKGNSVIVVEHDKKTIEEADFIVDIGPGAGKFGGNVVFAGSSKELLNSDTQTALYINGKKKIDYQKNRKAEKWLEISNVNINNISNLTAKFPLRNLVGITGVSGSGKSSLILQTLLPEAQEQLNRAKKVKKIAGVNLSGLENLDKVIYLDQSPIGRTPRSNPATYTGVMDEIRNLFAQTKEAKLRGYKIGRFSFNVKGGRCEKCQGEGEITIEMHFLPDINVVCDVCNGARYNAQTLEILYKGKNIAEVLNMSIDEAVEFFKAVPKIASKLTTLQDVGLGYITLGQNAVTLSGGEAQRVKLAKELSRSDTGNTLYILDEPTTGLHFADVDRLVKVLNHLVDLGNSVFVIEHNMDVIKNCDYIVDMGPEGGAKGGKVITCGNVKDVAKNYKKTGSYTGEFLAQELEEMKKK from the coding sequence ATGAACGATATTATTGAAATAACTGGTGCAAGAGAACATAACTTAAAAAATATAAATCTTAAAATTCCAAAAAATAAATTAGTAGTTTTTACCGGTCTTAGCGGAAGCGGCAAGAGCACGCTAGCCTTTGATACGCTTTATGCCGAGGGACAAAGAAGGTACATGGAGAGCCTCAGCAGCTATGCTAGGCAGTTTTTAGATCGCGTTGGCAAGCCTGATGTTGATAAGATCGAGGGTTTAACGCCTGCTATTGCGATCGATCAAAAGACGACTTCTAAAAACCCTCGCTCAACGGTCGGTACGATTACAGAAATTTATGATTATCTAAGGCTTTTGTACGCAAGAGTCGGCGTTCAGCACTGCCATAAATGTGGCAAACCTATCTCAAAAATGAGTGCAAGCGATATCATAAACGAAATCTCAAAGCTCCCACTTGGCGCAAAAGTGATCATCTATGCGCCGCTAGTGCGTGAGAAAAAGGGCACATGGGCGGATTTGATCGAAAATTTACGTCAAAAAGGCTTTGTAAGGGCGCAGATAGATGGCGTGGTAGTGAGGCTTGATGAGGAGATCGAGCTAGCTAAAACGAAAAAACACACGATAAAGGTTATCGTTGATAGGATCGCTATCGATGAACAAAATCACGAACGCCTTGCAAGCGACGTGGAAAAGGCGCTAAATGAGAGCTTTGGCGAGGTCGAGATAGAGATTGCAAATGCTGATGAACTAGGGCTTAAAGAGAGTTTTATACATTACAGCGAGCACATGGCTTGTTTTGATTGTAAAATTTCATTTACGCCGCTTGAGCCACTTAGTTTTAGCTTTAACTCACCAAAGGGTGCTTGCGAGCACTGCGACGGACTTGGCATAAGATATAGCCTAGATATGAGCAAGATCATCGATGAAGAAAAGTCGATAGAAAACGGTGCTATCAAGCTACTTTATGGCTATAACATGAGCTATTACTATAAATTTTTGCTTGCTTTTTGTGAGCAAAACGGCATAGATATCAAAAAGCCCTATTATGAGCTTAGCGAAGATGAAAAAAGACTCGTTTTATATGGAAATGTCAAAGAAGTTGAGTTTTTTTGGAAGCGAAATAAACTACTTAGAAAATTTGATGGAGTGGTTAAAATTTCACATGGGCTTTTGAAGGATTATAAGGACTTTGATGAATACATGAGTGAGAAAATTTGTGATGCTTGCAACGGTCACAGGCTAAAGCCTCAAAGTCTAGCGGTCAAGGTCGCTGGCCTTGGACTTGGTGAAATTTTAGATATGAGCATAGAAAACTGCACCGCTTTTTTCTCGAATGAGAAAAATTTCGCCTATCTTGGCGACTATGACAAGGCGATCGCAAAGCCTATCTTAAAAGAGATCAACGAGAGGCTTTTCTTTTTATATGACGTGGGGCTTGGCTATTTGTCGCTTGGGCGAGATGCTAGGACGATCAGCGGTGGCGAGGCACAGCGCATCAGGATCGCCAGCCAGATAGGAAGTGGGCTAAGTGGCGTCATGTACGTGCTTGATGAGCCAAGTATCGGTCTGCACGAGCGCGATACGCTAAAGCTCATAAAAACACTTAGAAATTTGCAAGCCAAAGGCAACTCCGTAATCGTCGTTGAGCATGACAAAAAGACGATAGAGGAGGCTGATTTTATCGTAGATATCGGCCCTGGAGCTGGTAAATTTGGCGGTAATGTGGTCTTTGCTGGTAGCTCAAAAGAGCTTTTAAACTCAGACACTCAGACCGCCCTATATATAAATGGTAAGAAAAAGATCGACTATCAAAAAAATAGAAAAGCTGAGAAGTGGCTCGAAATTTCAAATGTAAATATCAATAATATCTCAAATTTAACCGCGAAATTTCCGCTTAGAAACCTTGTAGGTATCACTGGCGTTTCAGGATCTGGCAAGAGCTCGCTAATACTTCAGACCTTGCTTCCAGAGGCGCAGGAACAGCTAAATAGAGCAAAAAAGGTAAAAAAGATAGCTGGGGTAAATTTAAGTGGACTTGAGAATTTAGACAAGGTCATATACCTAGATCAAAGCCCGATCGGCCGCACCCCACGCTCAAATCCAGCGACATATACTGGCGTGATGGATGAGATAAGAAATTTATTTGCACAGACCAAAGAAGCTAAACTTAGGGGCTATAAAATAGGGCGCTTTAGCTTCAACGTCAAAGGTGGACGCTGCGAGAAGTGCCAAGGCGAGGGTGAGATCACGATTGAGATGCACTTTTTGCCTGATATTAACGTAGTTTGTGACGTTTGTAATGGCGCTAGATACAATGCTCAAACCTTAGAAATTTTATACAAGGGCAAAAACATTGCCGAGGTGCTAAATATGAGCATTGATGAGGCGGTTGAGTTTTTCAAGGCTGTGCCAAAGATCGCTTCAAAGCTCACCACGCTGCAAGACGTAGGGCTTGGCTACATCACACTTGGGCAAAATGCAGTCACACTTAGTGGCGGTGAGGCGCAACGTGTGAAGCTAGCAAAAGAGCTTAGTAGAAGCGATACTGGAAATACGCTTTATATCCTTGATGAGCCAACGACGGGGCTTCATTTTGCCGATGTCGATAGGCTGGTAAAGGTGCTAAATCACTTAGTTGATCTTGGAAATTCAGTCTTTGTGATCGAGCACAATATGGATGTGATCAAAAACTGCGACTATATCGTAGATATGGGCCCAGAAGGTGGTGCAAAGGGTGGTAAAGTGATAACGTGCGGTAATGTAAAAGATGTAGCCAAAAACTACAAAAAAACTGGCAGCTATACAGGTGAATTTCTAGCACAAGAGCTTGAGGAGATGAAGAAAAAATAA
- the rpmF gene encoding 50S ribosomal protein L32, producing MAVPKRRVSHSRAAKRRTHYKVTLPVPVKDKDGSWKMPHRINKTTGEY from the coding sequence ATGGCAGTACCAAAGCGAAGAGTGAGTCATTCTCGTGCAGCAAAACGTAGAACACATTATAAAGTTACACTTCCAGTACCTGTAAAAGACAAAGATGGTTCTTGGAAAATGCCTCACCGTATAAACAAAACTACGGGTGAATATTAA
- the plsX gene encoding phosphate acyltransferase PlsX translates to MIRIAIDAMGGDFGADPIISGVIDALKETEFKAVLVGDSNVIKPLIPQSYLKNIEFLEASEVISMADGATDALKRKDSTIYKAIELLKNKEVDAVVSAGHSGATMSLATLRIGRLKNISRPAIATLMPNSKESATLVLDVGANVDCRSEHLFQFAIMGEAYAKEILGRKEPKVGLLSNGEEESKGNEVSKEAFKLVSRLDSFVGNAEGNQIFDGSIDVMVCDGFMGNILLKTSEGVADAIGKIIKKQIKKSPLAIAGSVLMRKVFKTLKKQVSYDEYGGAPLLGVNGCVIISHGKSNSKAIKNAIFQAIKFANSNINKVIEEELSHFAR, encoded by the coding sequence ATGATTCGCATTGCTATCGATGCTATGGGTGGTGATTTTGGTGCAGATCCTATAATATCTGGTGTTATTGATGCACTAAAAGAGACAGAATTTAAAGCTGTATTAGTTGGCGATAGCAATGTCATCAAACCACTCATTCCACAATCTTATTTAAAAAATATCGAATTTTTAGAAGCTAGCGAAGTTATCTCAATGGCAGATGGTGCAACTGATGCACTCAAGAGAAAAGATAGTACGATCTACAAAGCAATTGAACTCTTAAAAAATAAGGAAGTTGATGCTGTAGTTTCTGCTGGTCATAGTGGTGCAACTATGAGTTTAGCTACTCTAAGAATTGGTAGACTAAAAAATATTTCTCGCCCAGCAATTGCAACACTTATGCCAAATTCAAAAGAATCTGCTACTTTAGTTTTAGATGTTGGTGCAAATGTTGATTGCAGAAGTGAGCATCTGTTTCAATTTGCCATAATGGGTGAAGCCTATGCAAAAGAAATTTTAGGTAGAAAAGAGCCAAAAGTTGGTCTTTTATCAAATGGTGAAGAAGAAAGCAAAGGCAATGAAGTTAGCAAAGAAGCATTTAAATTAGTTTCTAGGCTTGATAGCTTTGTTGGCAATGCAGAAGGTAATCAAATTTTTGATGGCAGTATCGATGTAATGGTTTGTGATGGTTTTATGGGAAATATTCTTTTAAAAACTAGTGAAGGCGTTGCAGATGCTATAGGTAAAATTATCAAAAAACAAATTAAAAAATCACCTCTTGCTATAGCTGGCTCTGTACTCATGAGAAAAGTTTTTAAAACGCTCAAAAAGCAGGTTAGCTATGACGAATATGGCGGTGCACCGCTTCTTGGTGTAAATGGTTGTGTTATCATAAGTCACGGCAAAAGCAATTCAAAAGCTATAAAGAATGCAATTTTTCAAGCAATAAAATTTGCTAATTCAAATATAAATAAAGTTATCGAAGAAGAACTTTCGCACTTTGCAAGGTAA
- a CDS encoding beta-ketoacyl-ACP synthase III, with amino-acid sequence MPKASLISIASYIPEKILTNFDFEKMVETSDEWIVKRTGIEQRHIATNETTSDLGTKAGELAIKRSGFDKSQIDAIICATISPDHLCMPSTACKIAANLGLNYGVTAFDISAACTGFIYLLELANSLIISGAKKNVLIIGAEKLSSIVDYTDRSTCILFGDGAGAAVISSSNENEIIDIHTASDGKQAELLITPGCGSVFPASEETLKNRLNFIHMSGNEVFKIAVQTLSKSVIEILHANKMQSEDIDFFIPHQANIRIIDAVKNRLNFKDEQCVLTVAKYGNTSSASIPMAINDAYEDGRIKNGSVLLLDAFGGGFTWGSAILKFGGKNFSDLQ; translated from the coding sequence ATGCCAAAAGCTTCACTGATTTCTATCGCTTCTTATATTCCAGAAAAAATTCTAACAAATTTTGACTTTGAGAAAATGGTTGAAACAAGTGATGAATGGATAGTAAAGCGAACAGGTATTGAACAAAGGCATATTGCAACTAACGAAACAACAAGTGACCTTGGTACAAAAGCTGGTGAATTAGCTATAAAACGCTCAGGATTTGATAAATCTCAAATCGATGCAATCATCTGTGCCACAATATCTCCGGATCATCTTTGTATGCCTTCTACTGCTTGCAAAATAGCTGCAAATTTGGGTTTAAACTATGGAGTTACAGCATTTGATATAAGTGCAGCTTGTACCGGTTTTATTTATCTTTTAGAGCTTGCAAATTCTCTCATTATTAGCGGTGCTAAAAAGAATGTCTTAATCATTGGAGCTGAAAAATTAAGCTCTATTGTTGACTATACGGACAGAAGCACTTGTATACTCTTTGGTGATGGGGCAGGCGCGGCTGTAATTAGTAGCAGTAATGAGAATGAGATCATTGATATCCATACAGCAAGTGACGGTAAGCAAGCTGAACTTTTAATAACTCCAGGATGTGGGAGTGTATTTCCAGCCAGCGAGGAAACGCTAAAAAATAGACTAAATTTCATCCATATGAGTGGAAATGAAGTTTTTAAAATAGCAGTTCAAACACTTAGCAAAAGCGTAATAGAAATTCTGCATGCAAATAAAATGCAAAGCGAAGATATTGATTTTTTTATACCTCATCAAGCAAATATAAGAATAATAGATGCAGTAAAAAATAGATTAAATTTTAAAGATGAGCAATGTGTCTTGACTGTTGCTAAATATGGCAATACAAGCTCCGCTTCAATTCCGATGGCTATAAACGATGCCTATGAAGATGGACGCATCAAAAATGGTTCAGTTTTGCTTCTTGACGCATTTGGTGGCGGCTTTACATGGGGATCAGCGATTCTAAAATTTGGTGGAAAAAATTTTAGCGACTTACAATAA
- a CDS encoding NADH-quinone oxidoreductase subunit I — MSVKITDICISCGSCIDECPVSAIVDDSDNPTGADTYYVYSNKCVECVGYNDEPACASACPTDGCIVWDAVVAGQPSRNQIGADARNGSIPVIQ; from the coding sequence ATGTCTGTAAAAATAACTGATATATGCATAAGCTGTGGTTCATGTATTGATGAATGCCCAGTTTCAGCTATCGTTGATGATAGCGACAACCCAACTGGAGCAGATACATACTATGTTTATTCAAATAAATGCGTTGAGTGCGTAGGCTACAACGATGAGCCAGCCTGTGCATCCGCCTGTCCAACTGATGGTTGTATTGTATGGGACGCTGTTGTAGCGGGACAACCTTCACGCAATCAGATCGGTGCTGATGCACGCAATGGTTCTATTCCAGTTATTCAATAA
- the ndk gene encoding nucleoside-diphosphate kinase, giving the protein MQRTLSIIKPDAVKKNVVGKIIDRFESNGLRIAAAKKIQLSKCDAKAFYAVHKDRPFFNDLVEFMISGPVVVMVLEGENAVAKNRELMGATNPKEAAPGTIRADFADSIDANAVHGSDSLENAVNEINFFFASREIC; this is encoded by the coding sequence ATGCAAAGAACACTTTCTATTATTAAGCCTGATGCTGTTAAGAAAAATGTTGTTGGAAAGATTATAGATAGATTCGAAAGTAATGGCTTAAGGATCGCAGCTGCAAAGAAAATCCAACTTAGCAAATGCGATGCAAAAGCATTTTACGCTGTTCATAAAGATAGACCATTTTTTAATGATTTGGTTGAATTTATGATTAGTGGACCAGTTGTGGTTATGGTACTTGAAGGTGAAAATGCTGTTGCTAAAAACCGTGAGCTTATGGGTGCTACCAACCCAAAAGAAGCAGCTCCTGGCACTATAAGGGCTGACTTTGCCGATAGCATTGATGCAAATGCAGTTCACGGAAGTGATAGTCTAGAAAATGCTGTGAATGAAATAAATTTCTTTTTTGCTTCAAGAGAAATTTGCTAA